The following are encoded in a window of Salinibacter ruber DSM 13855 genomic DNA:
- a CDS encoding ABC transporter ATP-binding protein, whose protein sequence is MALLSVDRLSVTLDGHTILRDVGFEVAAGQWVGILGPNGAGKTTLLRAIGGHIPFEGEVRLRGTPIEAMSAQEQARAQAFVRQARSLTFDFAVEEFVLLGRAPQRGWLQPYRESDRERVREALARVELEGFATRSVLSLSGGEMQRVFLAQALVQGADLLLLDEPTAHLDVHYQFSFMEQIRAQAEAGRTVLAVGHDLELAARYADRLLLIADGELRAQGPPASVLTPERIASVFGVRVALDQHPDGTLRIDYLGPVSSSDENRVPG, encoded by the coding sequence GTGGCCCTGCTTTCGGTCGACCGACTTTCCGTTACGCTCGACGGACACACGATTCTACGCGACGTGGGCTTCGAGGTCGCGGCCGGGCAGTGGGTCGGCATCCTCGGGCCCAACGGCGCGGGCAAAACAACCCTTCTGCGGGCAATTGGGGGGCACATCCCGTTCGAGGGCGAGGTCCGGCTCCGGGGGACGCCCATCGAAGCGATGAGTGCACAGGAGCAAGCACGGGCGCAGGCCTTCGTCCGTCAGGCGCGGTCCCTCACCTTCGACTTTGCGGTGGAGGAATTTGTGCTGCTCGGCCGGGCCCCGCAGCGAGGTTGGTTGCAGCCGTACCGGGAGTCGGACCGGGAGCGCGTTCGAGAGGCCCTTGCCCGAGTGGAACTGGAGGGCTTCGCGACCCGGTCGGTCCTGTCCCTGAGCGGAGGAGAGATGCAGCGCGTCTTTCTGGCGCAGGCCCTGGTGCAGGGGGCGGACCTGCTGCTTCTGGACGAGCCGACCGCCCACCTGGACGTCCACTATCAATTCTCCTTTATGGAGCAGATCCGGGCGCAGGCGGAGGCCGGCCGGACGGTGCTCGCCGTGGGGCACGACCTGGAGCTGGCGGCCCGCTACGCGGATCGGCTGCTCCTGATCGCAGACGGCGAGCTGCGGGCCCAGGGGCCCCCAGCGTCGGTCCTGACGCCGGAGCGCATCGCCTCGGTATTCGGCGTGCGGGTCGCCCTGGATCAGCACCCGGACGGCACGCTCCGGATCGACTACCTGGGGCCCGTCTCGTCCTCCGACGAGAACCGCGTCCCCGGATAG
- a CDS encoding cob(I)yrinic acid a,c-diamide adenosyltransferase yields MSKRIYTRTGDDGTTSLFGGERVGKGNPRIDAYGTVDETNSIVGLARSHLEGEPGQETLDPVLGDVQEELFVLGADLATPMDAKPVVERIEDAHIEALEERIDRFEADLPSLERFILPGGAPAGASLHSARTVCRRAERRSVEAKTSTPINEQVIVYLNRLSDLLFVLARWANRQAGVREDTWSPGSGGGDGASADPS; encoded by the coding sequence ATGAGCAAACGCATCTACACCCGGACCGGCGACGACGGAACCACGTCTCTCTTCGGGGGAGAACGTGTGGGCAAGGGAAACCCCCGCATCGACGCGTACGGCACGGTCGACGAGACCAACTCGATTGTCGGGCTCGCCCGGTCGCACCTAGAGGGCGAGCCGGGCCAGGAGACCCTCGACCCGGTTCTGGGAGACGTGCAGGAGGAGCTGTTCGTGTTGGGGGCGGACCTGGCCACGCCGATGGACGCCAAGCCGGTCGTGGAACGCATCGAGGACGCCCACATCGAGGCGCTTGAGGAGCGGATCGACCGGTTCGAGGCGGACCTGCCCAGCCTGGAGCGCTTCATCCTGCCGGGGGGCGCGCCGGCCGGGGCGTCGCTCCACTCCGCCCGGACCGTGTGCCGCCGCGCGGAGCGCCGCAGCGTAGAGGCCAAAACCTCGACGCCCATCAACGAGCAGGTCATTGTCTACCTCAACCGGTTGTCCGACCTCCTCTTTGTGCTGGCCCGCTGGGCCAACCGGCAGGCCGGCGTCCGGGAGGACACGTGGAGCCCCGGAAGCGGTGGGGGCGACGGGGCGTCTGCCGATCCGTCGTAG
- a CDS encoding class I SAM-dependent methyltransferase has protein sequence MSQPPWTSPMTARRTLSRSDIEAVYDRVGAWQDTQAFYEAPAFDVLVARGGFGDARSVVEVGCGTGTLAERLLQSHCPPPARYVGYDLSGTMVRLARARLGAFGARATVHETDGGLTFDAPDGTHDRVVATYLLDLLSREDARTFLGEAHRLLRENGRLCLAGLTWGRALVPRCVSGLWNALHRIRPAWVGGCRPLRQRALLDETRWSVRAHASVTAWGVPSEVLVATPT, from the coding sequence TTGAGCCAGCCGCCGTGGACATCCCCCATGACCGCCCGCCGGACGCTCTCCCGCTCGGACATTGAGGCCGTCTACGACCGGGTTGGGGCGTGGCAGGACACCCAGGCCTTCTACGAGGCGCCGGCCTTCGACGTGCTCGTGGCCCGTGGGGGGTTTGGGGACGCCCGGTCGGTGGTCGAGGTCGGATGTGGAACCGGAACGCTCGCCGAGCGCCTCCTGCAAAGCCATTGTCCGCCGCCGGCGCGCTACGTGGGATACGACCTCAGCGGAACGATGGTGCGGCTCGCCCGGGCCCGACTCGGGGCGTTCGGGGCCCGCGCGACCGTCCACGAGACCGACGGCGGCCTGACGTTCGACGCCCCGGATGGGACGCACGATCGCGTGGTGGCGACCTACCTGCTGGACCTTCTGTCGCGAGAGGACGCCCGGACCTTCCTCGGAGAAGCGCATCGCCTCCTGCGAGAGAACGGCCGGCTCTGCCTCGCGGGGCTTACCTGGGGGCGAGCGCTGGTGCCTCGGTGCGTGAGTGGGCTCTGGAACGCTCTGCACCGAATCCGCCCGGCGTGGGTCGGCGGGTGCCGGCCCCTTCGGCAACGGGCCCTTCTGGACGAGACGCGTTGGTCCGTCCGGGCTCACGCCTCGGTAACGGCGTGGGGTGTTCCGTCGGAGGTGCTGGTGGCGACGCCCACCTAG